A stretch of Rhododendron vialii isolate Sample 1 chromosome 4a, ASM3025357v1 DNA encodes these proteins:
- the LOC131323337 gene encoding CBS domain-containing protein CBSX5-like, whose product MAVGLLDSEVADLCLGKPPLRPLSASATITDALSALKTSEDGFLSVWKCDQYSSENSGECLCVGKVCMVDVVCYLCKPENLTSPSSAMDSPVSALLSEVPGRVRHVEPHLSLLEAIDLILQGAQNLVVPIKSNSRKTQQKSSINPTSHYGREFCWLTQEDIVRFLLSSIGLFSSIPALSISTLGLISTNFSSVGSHSPASLAMGVISDSLADQTAVAVLDDDGVLIGEISPFTLACCDESIAAAFMTLSAGDLMAFTCCGGPPEEIVRVVKTRLKEMNLGGVLDELISVSSGIPSTSPSSSSDDDSSSQNTPLPSPGRYSRSCSYSAKVMRRAEAVVCHQGSSLAAVMVQAIAHRVNYVWVIDEDRSLVGIVTFSNMLRVIYEHLQSMA is encoded by the exons ATGGCAGTTGGCTTACTTGACAGTGAGGTAGCTGACCTCTGCCTCGGAAAGCCGCCGCTGAGGCCTCTCTCCGCCTCCGCCACCATCACCGACGCCTTGTCCGCCCTCAAAACCTCCGAGGACGGCTTCCTCAGCGTGTGGAAATGTGACCAGTACTCTTCTGAAAACTCCGGGGAGTGCCTGTGCGTCGGAAAAGTTTGCATGGTTGACGTTGTCTGCTACCTATGCAAACCCGAAAACCTCACGTCTCCGTCCTCGGCCATGGATTCCCCTGTTTCTGCTCTGCTGTCCGAAGTTCCAGGTCGGGTCAGGCATGTCGAACCCCATTTGAG TCTATTGGAAGCCATTGATCTCATCCTTCAAGGTGCTCAAAATCTTGTAGTCCCAATTAAGAGCAATTCAAGAAAAACACAACAGAAATCTTCTATTAATCCAACGTCTCATTACGGCCGTGAATTCTGTTGGCTGACCCAAGAAGACATCGTCAGATTCCTCCTGAGCTCGATCGGCCTTTTCTCATCCATCCCGGCGCTTTCCATCAGCACGCTCGGACTCATCAGCACCAACTTCTCGTCCGTCGGATCCCACTCCCCTGCCTCCTTggcaatgggagtcatttcagaCTCCTTGGCCGATCAAACCGCCGTCGCAGTTTTAGACGACGACGGAGTTTTGATCGGGGAGATATCTCCCTTCACCCTCGCCTGTTGCGACGAGTCCATCGCAGCCGCCTTCATGACCCTCTCCGCAGGGGACCTGATGGCCTTCACTTGCTGCGGTGGTCCCCCGGAGGAGATTGTGAGGGTCGTGAAGACGAGGCTGAAGGAGATGAATCTGGGAGGAGTGTTGGATGAATTAATCAGTGTCTCCTCTGGCATTCCTTCCACCTCCCCATCGTCTTCATCAGACGATGATTCATCATCCCAAAACACGCCGTTGCCGAGTCCAGGGAGGTATAGTAGGTCGTGCAGTTATTCCGCGAAGGTGATGCGGAGGGCAGAGGCTGTAGTGTGCCATCAGGGGAGCTCTTTAGCGGCAGTGATGGTTCAGGCAATCGCGCACCGGGTTAACTATGTTTGGGTCATAGATGAGGATCGTAGCTTGGTTGGCATTGTGACTTTTTCTAACATGTTAAGAGTTATTTATGAACATCTACAGTCCATGGCCTAA
- the LOC131323334 gene encoding protochlorophyllide reductase-like isoform X3: MPMALQAAGKSSVSLKESSLFGISISDHVKYDFSYSSLRFKTKSNQRKHSIRPLRVRAVVTTPSVSSATNEGKKTLRKGIVVITGASSGLGLATAKALAETGKWHVIMGCRDFLKAERAAKAAGIAKENYTVMHLDLASLDSVRQFVDNFKRSGSPLDVLVCNAAVYLPTAKEPTFTAEGFELSVGTNHLGHFLLARLMLDELKQSDFPSKRLIIVGSITGNTNTLAGNVPPKANLGDLRGLAGGLNGLNSSAMIDGGEFDGAKAYKDSKVCNMLTMQEFHRRYHGETGITFASLYPGCIATTGLFREHIPLFRLLFPPFQKYITKGYVSEEEAGSRLAQVVSEPSLTKSGVYWSWNKNSASFENQLSQEASDEAKARKIWELSEKLVGLA, encoded by the exons ATGCCCATGGCTCTCCAGGCTGCA GGAAAGTCCAGTGTATCACTAAAGGAATCCTCTCTTTTTGGAATTTCAATTTCTGACCATGTCAAGTATGATTTCAGCTACTCTTCTTTGAGATTCAAG ACGAAATCCAACCAAAGAAAGCATTCAATCAGACCATTAAGAGTTCGAGCAGTGGTTACTACTCCATCAGTCAGCAGCGCTACAAACGAAGGGAAGAAAACACTAAGAAAAGGCATTGTAGTGATCACGGGAGCTTCCTCTGGATTGGGCCTAGCCACCGCCAAGGCCCTAGCAGAAACCGGAAAATGGCATGTGATTATGGGCTGCAGGGACTTCCTCAAGGCCGAAAGGGCAGCCAAAGCCGCTGGCATTGCCAAGGAGAATTACACAGTCATGCACTTGGACTTAGCTTCACTCGACAGTGTAAGGCAGTTTGTTGATAACTTTAAGCGATCGGGGAGCCCCCTTGATGTGCTGGTTTGCAATGCGGCAGTCTATTTGCCCACTGCTAAGGAGCCTACTTTTACTGCTGAAGGGTTTGAGCTTAGTGTTGGGACTAATCATCTCGGACATTTCCTTCTAGCACGATTGATGCTCGATGAGTTGAAGCAATCAGATTTCCCATCGAAGAGACTCATTATTGTAGGCTCAATTACAG GTAACACCAATACCCTAGCTGGAAATGTGCCTCCAAAGGCAAACCTAGGGGACTTGAGAGGGCTAGCTGGGGGGTTGAATGGATTAAACAGCTCAGCCATGATCGATGGTGGAGAATTTGATGGTGCCAAGGCCTACAAAGACAGCAAGGTCTGCAACATGCTGACCATGCAAGAGTTCCACCGCCGATACCATGGGGAAACCGGGATCACATTCGCTTCCCTTTACCCAGGTTGCATCGCCACAACTGGCTTGTTTAGGGAACACATCCCCTTGTTCCGCCTCCTTTTCCCTCCGTTCCAGAAGTACATCACCAAGGGCTATGTATCCGAAGAAGAAGCAGGAAGTCGACTTGCACAG GTTGTGAGCGAACCAAGCTTGACAAAGTCTGGTGTCTACTGGAGTTGGAACAAGAACTCTGCTTCCTTTGAGAACCAATTGTCTCAGGAAGCAAGCGATGAGGCGAAAGCTCGTAAAATATGGGAGCTTAGTGAGAAACTTGTTGGTTTGGCATAA
- the LOC131323334 gene encoding protochlorophyllide reductase-like isoform X2 — protein sequence MPMALQAAALGKSSVSLKESSLFGISISDHVKYDFSYSSLRFKTKSNQRKHSIRPLRVRAVVTTPSVSSATNEGKKTLRKGIVVITGASSGLGLATAKALAETGKWHVIMGCRDFLKAERAAKAAGIAKENYTVMHLDLASLDSVRQFVDNFKRSGSPLDVLVCNAAVYLPTAKEPTFTAEGFELSVGTNHLGHFLLARLMLDELKQSDFPSKRLIIVGSITGNTNTLAGNVPPKANLGDLRGLAGGLNGLNSSAMIDGGEFDGAKAYKDSKVCNMLTMQEFHRRYHGETGITFASLYPGCIATTGLFREHIPLFRLLFPPFQKYITKGYVSEEEAGSRLAQVVSEPSLTKSGVYWSWNKNSASFENQLSQEASDEAKARKIWELSEKLVGLA from the exons ATGCCCATGGCTCTCCAGGCTGCAGCTCTG GGAAAGTCCAGTGTATCACTAAAGGAATCCTCTCTTTTTGGAATTTCAATTTCTGACCATGTCAAGTATGATTTCAGCTACTCTTCTTTGAGATTCAAG ACGAAATCCAACCAAAGAAAGCATTCAATCAGACCATTAAGAGTTCGAGCAGTGGTTACTACTCCATCAGTCAGCAGCGCTACAAACGAAGGGAAGAAAACACTAAGAAAAGGCATTGTAGTGATCACGGGAGCTTCCTCTGGATTGGGCCTAGCCACCGCCAAGGCCCTAGCAGAAACCGGAAAATGGCATGTGATTATGGGCTGCAGGGACTTCCTCAAGGCCGAAAGGGCAGCCAAAGCCGCTGGCATTGCCAAGGAGAATTACACAGTCATGCACTTGGACTTAGCTTCACTCGACAGTGTAAGGCAGTTTGTTGATAACTTTAAGCGATCGGGGAGCCCCCTTGATGTGCTGGTTTGCAATGCGGCAGTCTATTTGCCCACTGCTAAGGAGCCTACTTTTACTGCTGAAGGGTTTGAGCTTAGTGTTGGGACTAATCATCTCGGACATTTCCTTCTAGCACGATTGATGCTCGATGAGTTGAAGCAATCAGATTTCCCATCGAAGAGACTCATTATTGTAGGCTCAATTACAG GTAACACCAATACCCTAGCTGGAAATGTGCCTCCAAAGGCAAACCTAGGGGACTTGAGAGGGCTAGCTGGGGGGTTGAATGGATTAAACAGCTCAGCCATGATCGATGGTGGAGAATTTGATGGTGCCAAGGCCTACAAAGACAGCAAGGTCTGCAACATGCTGACCATGCAAGAGTTCCACCGCCGATACCATGGGGAAACCGGGATCACATTCGCTTCCCTTTACCCAGGTTGCATCGCCACAACTGGCTTGTTTAGGGAACACATCCCCTTGTTCCGCCTCCTTTTCCCTCCGTTCCAGAAGTACATCACCAAGGGCTATGTATCCGAAGAAGAAGCAGGAAGTCGACTTGCACAG GTTGTGAGCGAACCAAGCTTGACAAAGTCTGGTGTCTACTGGAGTTGGAACAAGAACTCTGCTTCCTTTGAGAACCAATTGTCTCAGGAAGCAAGCGATGAGGCGAAAGCTCGTAAAATATGGGAGCTTAGTGAGAAACTTGTTGGTTTGGCATAA
- the LOC131323334 gene encoding protochlorophyllide reductase-like isoform X1, which produces MPMALQAAALVPSAFSVLKEGKSSVSLKESSLFGISISDHVKYDFSYSSLRFKTKSNQRKHSIRPLRVRAVVTTPSVSSATNEGKKTLRKGIVVITGASSGLGLATAKALAETGKWHVIMGCRDFLKAERAAKAAGIAKENYTVMHLDLASLDSVRQFVDNFKRSGSPLDVLVCNAAVYLPTAKEPTFTAEGFELSVGTNHLGHFLLARLMLDELKQSDFPSKRLIIVGSITGNTNTLAGNVPPKANLGDLRGLAGGLNGLNSSAMIDGGEFDGAKAYKDSKVCNMLTMQEFHRRYHGETGITFASLYPGCIATTGLFREHIPLFRLLFPPFQKYITKGYVSEEEAGSRLAQVVSEPSLTKSGVYWSWNKNSASFENQLSQEASDEAKARKIWELSEKLVGLA; this is translated from the exons ATGCCCATGGCTCTCCAGGCTGCAGCTCTGGTTCCTTCTGCTTTCTCCGTTCTCAAAGAG GGAAAGTCCAGTGTATCACTAAAGGAATCCTCTCTTTTTGGAATTTCAATTTCTGACCATGTCAAGTATGATTTCAGCTACTCTTCTTTGAGATTCAAG ACGAAATCCAACCAAAGAAAGCATTCAATCAGACCATTAAGAGTTCGAGCAGTGGTTACTACTCCATCAGTCAGCAGCGCTACAAACGAAGGGAAGAAAACACTAAGAAAAGGCATTGTAGTGATCACGGGAGCTTCCTCTGGATTGGGCCTAGCCACCGCCAAGGCCCTAGCAGAAACCGGAAAATGGCATGTGATTATGGGCTGCAGGGACTTCCTCAAGGCCGAAAGGGCAGCCAAAGCCGCTGGCATTGCCAAGGAGAATTACACAGTCATGCACTTGGACTTAGCTTCACTCGACAGTGTAAGGCAGTTTGTTGATAACTTTAAGCGATCGGGGAGCCCCCTTGATGTGCTGGTTTGCAATGCGGCAGTCTATTTGCCCACTGCTAAGGAGCCTACTTTTACTGCTGAAGGGTTTGAGCTTAGTGTTGGGACTAATCATCTCGGACATTTCCTTCTAGCACGATTGATGCTCGATGAGTTGAAGCAATCAGATTTCCCATCGAAGAGACTCATTATTGTAGGCTCAATTACAG GTAACACCAATACCCTAGCTGGAAATGTGCCTCCAAAGGCAAACCTAGGGGACTTGAGAGGGCTAGCTGGGGGGTTGAATGGATTAAACAGCTCAGCCATGATCGATGGTGGAGAATTTGATGGTGCCAAGGCCTACAAAGACAGCAAGGTCTGCAACATGCTGACCATGCAAGAGTTCCACCGCCGATACCATGGGGAAACCGGGATCACATTCGCTTCCCTTTACCCAGGTTGCATCGCCACAACTGGCTTGTTTAGGGAACACATCCCCTTGTTCCGCCTCCTTTTCCCTCCGTTCCAGAAGTACATCACCAAGGGCTATGTATCCGAAGAAGAAGCAGGAAGTCGACTTGCACAG GTTGTGAGCGAACCAAGCTTGACAAAGTCTGGTGTCTACTGGAGTTGGAACAAGAACTCTGCTTCCTTTGAGAACCAATTGTCTCAGGAAGCAAGCGATGAGGCGAAAGCTCGTAAAATATGGGAGCTTAGTGAGAAACTTGTTGGTTTGGCATAA
- the LOC131323331 gene encoding uncharacterized protein LOC131323331, translated as MASRIWLVVIFNVIAFSLAVAAELRRSTATVKPDSEFNYNYCVYNSGISTWYGVGAMLFVMASQLLIMVSSQCFCCGKALKLGGSRACAVLLFITCWMFSITAEVWLLAASVTNAHQTKYRTIFSAGSADPLFCQTMRKGVFAAGAAFIFLNCIVSELYYVCFSEAREISESYEGEAGIALIK; from the exons ATGGCGTCAAGAATCTGGCTGGTTGTGATCTTCAATGTCATTGCTTTTTCCCTGGCTGTTGCGGCTGAGCTTCGGAGAAGCACc GCCACAGTCAAACCGGACTCTGAATTCAATTACAACTACTGTGTCTACAACTCAGGCATTTCTACTTGGTATGGTGTTGGTGCGATGTTGTTCGTCATGGCTAGTCAACTGCTCATTATGGTTTCCAGCCAATGTTTCTGCTGCGGGAAGGCTTTGAAACTTGGAGGTTCAAGGGCTTGTGCAGTTCTTCTTTTCATAACCTGCTG GATGTTTTCCATCACGGCAGAGGTGTGGTTGCTGGCGGCTTCAGTGACTAATGCCCACCAAACTAAGTACCGAACGATTTTCAGTGCAGGGTCTGCAGACCCTCTCTTCTGCCAGACCATGAGAAAAGGAGTTTTTGCAGCGGGGGCAGCTTTCATTTTCTTGAATTGTATTGTCTCTGAGCTTTACTATGTGTGCTTTTCCGAGGCCAGGGAAATCTCCGAATCATATGAGGGAGAGGCTGGTATTGCTCTAATTAAGTAA
- the LOC131323333 gene encoding lanC-like protein GCR2, giving the protein MADRFFPNEMPDFVPETPAEEQSTFERSGDSLTKLLSLPFNTVADALKRAAIEAKQTVVKETWGRSGRRILDYTVYTGALGTAYLLFKAYQITNNKDDLYLCSEIIKACDTVSRDSRQVTFICGRGGVYALGAVVAKHSGDVGLCDQYLTKFKEINLPKDLPNELLYGRAGFLWACSFLNKNIGRDAISSNRTRLVVDEIISSGRRLANKGRCPLMYEWHGKKYWGAAHGLAGIMHVLMDMELKPEEVEDVKGTLHFMIRNRFPSGNYPSSHGSESDRLVHWCHGASGVALTLVKAAEVFRDEEFLKAAIDAGEVVWNRGLLKRVGLCHGISGNTYVFLALYRLTGKVEFLYRAKAFACFLHDKSQRLISEGVMHGGDRPFSLFEGIGGMAYVFLDMSEPSEARFPGYEL; this is encoded by the exons atggcggACCGCTTCTTCCCCAACGAAATGCCCGACTTCGTCCCAGAAACACCAGCAGAGGAGCAATCAACCTTCGAAAGAAGTGGAGATTCGCTCACAAAGCTactctctcttcctttcaacACAGTCGCCGACGCACTAAAACGAGCAGCTATTGAAGCAAAACAGACA GTTGTGAAGGAGACATGGGGGCGAAGTGGGAGACGTATACTAGACTATACCGTTTATACTGGGGCTCTTGGGACTGCTTACCTGCTCTTCAAAGCTTATCAAATTACTAACAATAAGGACGATCTTTACCTTTGTTCTGAGATTATTAAGGCCTGTGACACTGTATCTCGCGATTCCAG GCAGGTGACGTTCATTTGTGGGCGGGGTGGTGTTTATGCTCTTGGTGCTGTTGTGGCAAAGCACAGCGGTGATGTAGGGCTCTGTGACCAATATTTGACCAAATTTAAAGAG ATTAACCTTCCTAAAGATCTTCCAAATGAGTTGCTATATGGGAGAGCAGGGTTCTTGTGGGCATGCTCATTCTTAAATAAGAATATTGGAAGAGATGCAATATCTTCTAACCGCACA AGGCTTGTTGTCGATGAAATTATCAGCTCTGGTAGAAGATTGGCAAACAAGGGAAGATGCCCGTTGATGTATGAATGGCATGGGAAGAAGTACTGGGGCGCTGCTCATGGATTAGCTGGGATTATGCATGTTTTGATGGATATGGAGCTGAAGCCAGAAGAGGTGGAGGATGTTAAGGGTACACTGCACTTTATGATAAGAAACCGTTTCCCTAGTGGAAACTATCCCTCAAGTCATGGAAGTGAATCAGACCGTCTTGTGCATTGGTGCCATGGTGCTTCTGGGGTTGCTCTTACTCTTGTCAAAGCAGCCGAG GTTTTTAGAGATGAGGAGTTCCTTAAGGCAGCCATAGATGCAGGGGAGGTGGTGTGGAACCGGGGGTTGCTTAAACGAGTTGGACTTTGTCACGGCATCAGCGGGAATACCTATGTGTTTCTTGCACTCTACCGACTAACAGGTAAAGTGGAGTTTTTATACAGGGCCAAAGCTTTTGCTTGCTTTCTACATGACAAATCTCAAAGGCTTATATCGGAGGGGGTAATGCACGGAGGTGATCGCCCCTTTTCACTGTTTGAAGGCATTGGAGGAATGGCTTATGTCTTTCTGGACATGAGTGAACCATCTGAGGCTAGGTTTCCTGGCTATGAGCTGTAG